AGGCCGCCCGCGCCGCCGCAGCCGGTGAGCCGCCCGTCGTGCTGGTCATCGACTCGATGACCGCCGAGTGGGACCTGCTCAAGGACTGGGCGTCCGACAAGGCCCGCCGCCGGCACGAGTTCAAGGTCCGGAAGTACAACGCGAAGCCCCTCGGCCCGGACGAAGAGCCGAAGATCAGCATGGACCTCTGGAACGAGGCTGGCGCTCGCCACCGCAAGCTGATGACCACCCTGATGACCTTCCCGGGCATCGTCCTCCTGACCGCCCGCGGCAAGGAGGTCGCCGCCCTCGACGAGGCCGGCAAACCGATCGAGCGGCAGCGCGAGTACAAGGTCGAGGGCCACAAGACGCTCGGCTACGACGTGTCCTGCTGGATCCGCCTCGACCGGACCAAGCCGGGAACGGTGATCGGGGTCCGGTCGGTGCACGTCGGCATCCGGCCGGGCTACGACGACCCGATCGAGCTGGCCCGCGATTGGTCGATCGAGAACATCGTGTTCGACACGCTTGGCTGCGCGCCGGCCGAGGCACACACCCGGCACCTGGTCGCGTTGCAGCCCGCCGAGCCGGACGACGAGCGTCCCGTGTCCGGCCCGCCGGCTGCTGAGCCCCGCCCCGCCCCCACCGCGATCGGCCTTCGGGACTGGACGCTGCACCCGGACCGTACCGCGGGCGGCATCCGGCAGGCCGCCGCGAAGCTGAGCCACGAGTACCCCGACATCGCCGCCGAGCAGGTCACCAACGAGCACGGCGACCAGGAGCAGCTCTCCGCCCTGATGGAGCGCCGCGCACGGGAGCTGACCCCGGCGCCGCAGGCCGCCGCCCCCAGCGAGCACGAGGAGCGCCGCCGCAAGCGCATGTTCGCCCTGCTCACCGAGCTGGGCTACACGGAGCGGGCGCAGTACCGGCAGGTCATCGGTCACGTCCTGAAGCGGGACGTGGCGTCGAGCAAGGACATCACGGCCGCCGAGGTGGAGGACGTCATCGCCGCCCTGGAGATGCGCAAGCGGCAGCTCCGCAACCAGCAGCCGACGGGAGCCGCAGCATGAGCCACAAGCCCACCGACGAGCAGGCCACGGTCATCGACGCGTTCGTGGACGGACAGTCCCTGGTCACGGTCGCCGTTGCCGGAGCCGGCAAGACCAGCACCATCCGCATGTCCGCTGAGGCCGCCCCGACCCGCCGCTGCCTGTACGTCGCGTACAACAAGGCCCTGGCCGACGAGGCGAAGACCTCCATGCCCCGCAACGTCGAGGCCCGCACCGCCCACTCGCTGGCCTTCCGGGACGTCGGGTACCGGTACAAGCACCGCCTCGACGCGCCCCGCCTGACCGCCCGCCAGTCCGCCGAGATCATGTACGCCGGGGGCTCCATCCCGGCGACCCGGGTCCTCAACGCCCCGGTCGACCTCGGCGGGGTGGTGCTCCGCCCCGCCGCTCTCGCCCGGACCGCGCTGGCCACGGTGAACCGGTACTGCGAGAGCGCCGACCCGGAGATCGCCGCACACCACGTGCCCAAGGTGGAGGGCGTCACCGGCCACGCCCGCAAGGCCCTCGTCGACGTGGTCCTCCCGATCGCCGACCTGGCCTGGTCCGACTTGCGGCACCCGTCCGGCAAGCTCCGCCACGTCCCGGACCACTACCTGAAGGTGTGGGCCCTCGGCTCGCCGTACATCCCGGCCGACTGCATCCTCTTCGACGAGGCCCAGGACGCCAACCCGGTCCTCGCATCGGTGCTGACCGGGCAGCGCGGCGCCCAGCTTGTCGCGGTCGGCGACCCGTGCCAGCAGCTCTACGCCTGGCGGGGCTCGATCGACGCCCTCGCCACCTGGCCCGCCGACGTGCGGCTCACCCTGTCGCAGTCGTTCCGGTTCGGGCCCCGCATCGCGGCCCGGGCCAACCAGTGGCTCGGCCTGCTCAACGCCGAGACCCGCGTCATCGGCGCACCGTGGATCGAGTCCGTCATCGGGCCGATCGAGCAGCCCGACGCGGTCCTGTGCCGCACCAACGCCGGCGCGATGCGCGAAACCATGGAGCACCTCGCCGCAGGCTCCCGGGTGCACCTGACCGGTGGTGGCAGCGAGATCCGCCGCCTCGCCGAGGCCGCCGAGAAGCTGATCCACGGAGAGCCTACCGACCACCCCGAGCTGGCGGCGTTCGCCTCGTGGGACGAGGTGTGCCAGTACGTGGCGGAGGACGACGGCGGTGACCTGGCGCCCGCCGTGAAGCTGATCAACGACTACGGGCCCGACGCCATCATGGCCACCTGCGACCGGCTCACCCGCCGCGCCGACGACGCCCAGGTCGTCATCTCCACCGGCCACAAGAGCAAGGGCCTCCAGTGGCCCCGGGTGCACATCGGCGACGACTTCCGGGAGCCGACCCCGGTGCCGTACCCGACGCCGGAGTCCCCGCGGAAGGCCCTGGTGCTGCGCAAGAGCGAGTTGATGCTCGCGTACGTCGCGGTGACCCGGGCGCAGCAGCAGCTCGACGACGACGGTGTGGCGTGGGTCGACCGCGTCCACTCGTACGGCGTGCCGGTCGTGGTGGTCGGGGAGCGGCGCGACGAGCAGGAGCCGGAACCGCTGGTGGTCAAGCACCACCCGCCGCACTCGATCCTCCCGGACGCCCCGGACCCGCTTGACCCCGTGTGGCCGCTGTCGGCCGCCGAGATCGAGGATGCCGAGCAGGCTGGCCTGGTCGTCCGTCCGGAGTCCCCGGCGAACGGGCTGGACGACCTGATGCTCGACGAGCTGACCGGGCCCACGCCAGCGCCCGGTGTCCGCCCGACCGGCCCGGACGGTGTGCCGCTGTCGCCGACGTGCCTGCGGTGCGGGCTGCCGCCGGCCGACTGCACGGACATCTTGCCGATGCTGTGGCACGCCGCCGCCGGCCGGCCCGCGCCCGAGCTGGTGGGTGCGGACCGTGGCTAACGTCATCCAGTTCCTCGGGGCCGGCGTCACGCCGGCCCCGGCCGGGCCCCGAATCGCACCCGCCGACCTCGACGCCATGGGCGAGCGGTACATCGCGTACGCCGAGGCCCGCGACAGCGGCTCCACCGTGGTGGCGGACCTGCTCGCCCGGGCGGTCGCCGACGACGTACCGGCCTGGCGCGACGAGGTCCACCGCCTGGAGCTGCTCCGCCAGGAACTGGCCGCTGAGCTGGACCGCCTGCAGGGCGGTGCGTAATGGCCGACCAGCGACCCGACTACATCGGCTACTGCGACCAGCACGGCAAGCGGCTCTACCCCAGCCGCAAGCAGGCCAAGCAGCAGCTCCGCCGGCACCGCCGCCGGCAGGGCATGCGCGAGTACCCCTGCGACCTGGTGGCTGAGCACTGGCACGTCGGACACCTGCCGAAGGACGTGCGGGAGGGGCGCGTCACGGCCCCGGAGATCTACAGGGGCCAGCGGTGAGCCGCCGCACGATCGCCACGGTCCGCCGCCCGGACCCGCACCGCTACGCCGCGGCCCCTGGCGTCCCCGGGCGCTGCACCTGCGGACTCCCGGAGGCCAACGGCGTACACGACGAGGCCGCTGCGGCTGCGGCGGAGGCCCAGCGGGACGCCGCCCAGGCCGAGCACCTGCGCCGCATCGGAGACGACCGGTGACCGCCGCCCTGTGCGCCACCCGACCGGCCGACTGGTGGGACCTCGGCGACGACGGCAACCGGCTCGCCCTCGCCATCTGCCGCGTCTGCCCGGTCCAGACGGCCTGCGCAGCGACCGCCGACCGGGAAGCCGGCGTCATCCGCGCCGGCATCGCCTACCTGGAGCGGGGCCAGGTCGCCCCGATCTGCCAGTGCGGCTACCCCGACGACAAGCGGCTCGACCCGCGCCGCACGACCGTCCTGTGCCGCCGCTGCCACGTCCCGAACCTGCGGGCGTGGCGGCAGGACCGGCGCCGCTACTGGTCCGACTACTACCGCCGCCACAAGGCCGCCACGTCGGCCACGACCAAGGAGACCCGAGCCGCATGAGCACCGCACTGAAGCACCGCAAGCTCACCCAGGCCGAACTCACGACCGAGGCCGCTGCCCTCTTCGGCAACGACCCGATGCGTTGGGCTTTCCGCTGCCCGAACTGCGACGACATCGCCAGCCCCGCCGACTTCAAGGCCGCAGGGGCACCCCCCGGGATGGCCGGACAGGAGTGCATCGGCCGTTCCCTCGGCGCCCTGAAGAAGCCGACCCCGACCAACACCCGCGGCTGCGACTGGGCCGCGTACGGCCTGTTCCGGGGCCCGTGGGAGGTGGTCGTGCCCGCCGAGGACGGCAAGCCGGAGCGCTCGATCTGGGCGTTCCCCCTCGCCGCGTCGGCCGCCGACGCCTGACCGGTCCGGCCGGGTCCCGCTTCCCCGGGGCCCGGCCCCGGCCACCCCGCACAGACCGCACGACAGTCAGGAGTCCGACCCGTGGGTGCACGCCTCGTCGGCCTGGTCCTCGCCAGGTGGACCCACCTGCCCGACCGCGCCTTCCGCGTGGCCGTACGGATGGCGCTCACTGCCCTGGACGAGCCCACGGACAAGGTGCCCGCCGCAACGTACTTCGGCGGACGCGACGCCCTGGCCAACGTCCTGCGCAACGAGCGCGGCGGCACGCGCGACAGCGTCCTACGCGTCGTCCGCCTCGCCATCGAGGACCTGATCGACGCCGGAGCCGCGAAGCGGGTCTCCAAGGGCCGCGTCGGCAACAACGCGGTCTACGAGCTGACCCTCCTCAACACCCCCAAGTCCATCGGCAAGCGTCACTGCACCGTGGAGAAGGAGGGGGAAACCAGCGTTCCCCCTGAGGGGGAAACCGGGATTCCTCCTCAGGGGGAAACCAGCATTCCGCAGAGGGGGAACGCCGCATTCCCCCCTAGGAACCACGACGAACCAAGAGAGGACCCACAGGAGGAAGTAAGGCTCCCCGTACCTCCGGTCCTACCTGCCGTAGACACCACTGGGGGCGCGCCGCCCCCAGACCCCCGACGACCCGACGACCCTTCGGGCCGCCGGACCTCACCGGAAACCGCAACCTCCGCCGAGGAACAGCAACCACCTCAGCCTGAGACCGCAACTCACGACCGCGCGCACGCGAGCGACCCGCCGCCGGCTCTCCGCCTGGTCCCCGGCAACCCTGACGCCATCCCCACCGACGAGCGGACCAGCCTCTTCCCCGCCCCGGTGCCCGGACCGCCCCGCAACCCGCTCCGCCGGCCCGACCGCGCCGCCCAGGCCATCGCCGAAGCCACCGCCCGCCGCGAAGCCGCCCGCGCCGCCCACCAGGCCGCCCAGGGAGAGACCGGATGACGACCTTGCCCCGGCACCGCACCCCGGGCGAACGCCGCGCCCAGGCGTCCGCACAAGCCGCCATCGCCCGCGCCCTCGCCCACGTGCCACCCCCACCCGCCGAAGAGGACGAGTTCGTCCTCGGCCAGCAGTACCCGTACGTCACCCCCGCCCGCGCCCGACAGATCCGCCACGAGATCGAGGAGACCCGAGCCCGATGACCACCACCGAGCCCTACGCCGCCGGAGACGCCCCCACCGGCCACAGCTTCGCCACCTACCTCGACGCGGACGAGCGCAACCAGCTCGACGCCCGAGCCGCCACCGCCGAAGCCGAACGCGACGAGGCGCTCGACTGCCGCAACGTCCTTCGCCAGCAGCTCGACACCGCCCGCGAAGACACCCACCACGACATCGCCCGCCAACTCGACACCCTCGCCGCAGACCCCAGCCTGCTCCGCGACTGGCTCACCACCTGCCAGCCCCAGCCCACCGGATTCGGCGAACTGCTCCACGCCCTCGCAGAGAAGCTCCGTCAGGCCCCGGCGCCGGGCCTCGGTTCCTCGTGTCGCGCGCAGGAGCAGCCGGCCGACGCTCGCCGACGCCACGCCTTGGCCTTCAACGCCCTCAGCCGCACCCTCGCGGAGATCGGGCCGTTCGTGGCGCTGTCGGTGCGGGAGCGGTGCGCCGAGGCTGTCCTGGCCGCCCTGGACGGCGACGAGCGGGAGGGCTGACCGATGGCCGAGACCCCCGAGCACGTCGCCCTCACCCTCGACGGCAGCCTCGACGACTACGGCGTCCGCCCCGGCGCGATGCGGTGGATGCCACCCGAGAAGGCCGCCGCCTTCCGCGCCGCGAACTCGCCCGACGCCGTACGCCGCCGCACCATCCAGCTCGCGTCGCACGTTCGCCAGGCGCTCGCCGAGCAGGCCCGCCCATGATCCGCCGTCTCCTCGCCGCAGGCGCCGCCGCGTACGTCGCCCTCATCGCCGCCGTCCTCGGCCTCACCGCCGCCCTCGACATCACCTGGGACCCCGAAGCCGCCGTCGCCCAGGCCCTCGCCGCCGTGTTCCTCGGCCAGTACCTCCTCGTCGCCCACCTGTTCAGCCGAAAGGGTCGTCCGTGACGTCTCCGCACCACCTGCACGCCGTCGCCGCCGCCTGGTCCCTCCAGGCGGCGCGCCACCACCTCCACCACCTCGCCGACGAGGAAGCCCAGCAGATCGCCGCCGAGCAACTGGAAGCCCCCGCCCTCCTCCAGTCCCCGGCTTGGGGCCGCCGACACGCCCTCGGCGGCCACGGCGACCCCACCCCCGGCATGGTCGTCATCGCCACCGACCCCCGGCCCGCACGACGCAACCGGTGGGCCGAGATGCACGGACGGCTCGACCGGAAGCTGACCTGGCTCGCCAACGCGGTCTTCGCATCGCCACCCCACGCTGACGCGCTGGACCGTCTCCAGAGCTGTATCCCCGACCTCCAGCCCGGCACCGCCGCCCTCGTCCACCGGCACCTGGCCGACGAAGACCAGTGGGTCCGTGACGCCCTCGGCATCGACCCGGCCCGCGCGCTGCTGCCCGGCAACCCGGAGTGCCCCGCGTGCGGTGCCCGCGCACTGGAGGTGCAGACCGCCGGCCCGGTCGACGCCTGGACCGTCGTGTGCGCCGGGACCCGCCAACCCGGAGGCGGACCGCACAACCCGTGCCTCTGCACCGGGCAGGGCTGCCCGTGCGGCATGCCCAGCGCGGTGGAGGGCGTCGCACACATCTGGCCGCGTGGCGTCGTCCTCGGTGGGGTCGCGGGGGCCGCACCGCAGCAGGCCTCGTGAGCCACGATCACGGTTGATGCCTTGAGCCCCGCTACGGGTAATTATGTCCGAAGTTCCGCAATGGAATGACCTCTCCCCGGAGAGCGCTGCACATTGACGACGCCGGCCAGGATCGGAGAGGTGATGAGCGAGACGAACGTCGTCCGACACCTGAAGCTCGACATCACTCTCGACCTTGCCCGGCCGGACCTCGGCCACCCGGAACAGCCCGACCTCTGGGAAGAACTCCGGAAGCGCCCCGTCCACCGCGGTGAACTCCGCTGCATGGGGCGCTGTTTCGAGCGCGACCCCAACAACCCGCAGTGGGTCTACCTGCGAGAGCGTCAAGGGCAGCGCCAAGCCGTCCACCTCAACCCAGGCGCCCGAGCCAACCACGCCGGTGAGAGCGAGAGTGACGAGCACAAGGCGCTGAAGGAGCGCGGCTACAAGGCTGCGATTAGCGCTGGGCTGCGCGCCACCGTGGAGGAGCACGCCCCACATGGCAAGCGCATCACGGACCTGGTGATCGAGGCCGACGGGCATCGCCTCGGAGTTGAGTACCAGCGCTCCCTGCAAGCCCCGGCTCGCATCAAGAGCCGGGTGGCCATCGCCCGAGCGGACGGGCTCACGCCGTTCTGGGCGACCGACAATCCAGAGCTGAAGATCGACTATCGGGCGCCGTTTGCCCGCTTTAACGGTGCCCAGCCCTACGAGATCCTCGCCGGTGCAAGCCTCCGCGTGGTCAGTGGGTACGACAAGGTCGCCTACGAGCGCTGCGGCTGGAAGGGGCCGCGCTGCCCTGTCAGCGGCGGACCCCGCTGCGGCAAGATTCACGCCTACCGCCTGGCCGCCAGCATCGAGCTAGACGAACTTCAGATCGGAGCGGCCACCCGGGTGTTCCTGCCCTTGCAGGAACCGAAGAAGGGCGGCGGCTTCAACCACCGGTGGCTGCGAGCCGAAGACCTTGAGCGATACCTGGACGACCGCAACCCCGGAAGCGCTCTCGCTGTCCCCACCCTCGCTCCCGCCGACCGGGCCGCCGGCCTCGCGTGTAACCAGCGGGGCGGCCTTTTGCCGCCCCTGCAGGGGCAGCGTGCTGGGAACCAAAGGGCCGGCCTCAACTGGTCCAAGCACGCCGTTGGGGAGCCGCAGCCGTGCCGGATCTGCCGGAAGCCCGCCTTCATGCGCGACGAGGACGGTCGGCCCTGCCACAAGGTCTGCGCTGAATCGCAGATCGGTGGATAGGCGCGGTCGAGGGGGCGCCACATCTAGCTGCGGTCTGCCGTAGTGAGTGCGGTCGCGGCGGCCAGCACCGACTAGTGGCACAATGGACTTGCCCACCCACACCATGTCCAAATCGATAGAAGGGACAACCTGTGGCGGAACTCGCCAAGGGCGATCAGTGCCCGGAGTGCGGCAACCCGATCGAAAACCTCGTTCCGTACGAGAGCAGCGACATCACCCACCCCCGGCGCGCCCGGGCATCCCAGGTGCGGGTGGCCATTGAGCCCTGCGACCACAAGGTGACCGTCCAGGCTCCGTACCACGGGCCGACGATCATCTGATCGAACCGCGTGATGCCCCCGAGAGCAGCCTCTCGGGGGCATCACGCGGTTCGGCCAGGCATACAACCTCGCGGGAACTACGCCGAGCGCGTAGGAAGGACGCATGAGTCCCCAGCGGGTTTACAACCGGGCGAACATGCACACCTACGAGTCGGCTGACTGCACCGCGTGCGGCCAGCCCAACCACGTCAACTGGATTCCCGACGATCGACTCGGGGTAGAGAACTTCCTGCCGGACGAGTCATGTGACAACCGGGACTGTGAGCGTTACGGCAAGCGTCCGGAGAAGCGGTAACGACAGGGCCCGAAGCGCGATTACCTCTTGCGCTTCGAGCCCTCAAGATCGTTCGGGAGCCACCATAATGACCATTATGGTGGCTCACCGCTTCAGTGAAGTGGCACCACTACAGGCTCATCTTGCCCATCCCATGTCACGTGCACCTCGTTGATGCCCACTGCCTCAGCCACGCGAACTATCCAGAACTCGACCGATTCGCCTGGCTGTACGACCTCATGCTGATCCAGGACGGTGATGAAACCCCCTCGGTCGTCCAGCTTGACGTTGAAGGCCGGATCAGAGCCCATGTTCCGCATGACATAGCCGTCCCGTCCCTGCGGCCGTACGGCCCACCGCACCGGAGGCTCAGGCGGCGGCAGAGCTGCTTCTGCCGCCGCTGCCTGCCTCTCTGCTGCAACCGCTGAACGCTCGGCTGCCTTCGCCGAGCGATCTGACGCGTTAGCCGACTTCTTCGAGTAGCGCGCGCTGGCAATCGAAACCACCAGTGCCGCGACCGCGATCCCAAGGGTCGCTACGTTCTCCCAGGCCATAGGCATGAAGCTATCTGATCCGGCCCAACACACTGGCGTAGCGCGACTGGGTGCGCCGCTTGGCCAGACGATGGAGGGCTGAGATGATCGAGGCGTGGCTGACGACTTCGTGAAGACCGACCGGAACCTCAAGGTGACCCTCGACCTCGACAACCAGCTCACCTGGGGCGAGCTGTTCCGCTTCGTCGACCTGGCCAGGGCTGGCGTTGTGTCGCCAAGCGACCCCGTCGCCCTGGAGTACGACCCCAACGAGAGCATGCCGGTTATTACGGGGCTCACGGTCTACGTTGACCCCGCCGACATCTCGCAGGACAACTGATGGATCCGAAGCAGCAGAACGCCTTGACTGCTATCGGCGTCCTTACGGCCTGGCTCAGCGAACCCGGCGGAGGGAACTTCGCTGCGGACCAGATCCACGACCTCATCGCCGAGGGGGGCGACGAAGCTGTCGCGGACCTCCTCGGAGGGCTG
The sequence above is drawn from the Micromonospora sp. M71_S20 genome and encodes:
- a CDS encoding VVA0879 family protein, yielding MSTALKHRKLTQAELTTEAAALFGNDPMRWAFRCPNCDDIASPADFKAAGAPPGMAGQECIGRSLGALKKPTPTNTRGCDWAAYGLFRGPWEVVVPAEDGKPERSIWAFPLAASAADA
- a CDS encoding WhiB family transcriptional regulator, which gives rise to MTAALCATRPADWWDLGDDGNRLALAICRVCPVQTACAATADREAGVIRAGIAYLERGQVAPICQCGYPDDKRLDPRRTTVLCRRCHVPNLRAWRQDRRRYWSDYYRRHKAATSATTKETRAA
- a CDS encoding AAA family ATPase translates to MTALRTRKPTGRVPWPLILIEGGEKSGKSWACAQFSTSPRIGQMYWIDLGEGAADEYGAIPGATYLVVEHDGTWAQIQAAVDAVKAEAARAAAAGEPPVVLVIDSMTAEWDLLKDWASDKARRRHEFKVRKYNAKPLGPDEEPKISMDLWNEAGARHRKLMTTLMTFPGIVLLTARGKEVAALDEAGKPIERQREYKVEGHKTLGYDVSCWIRLDRTKPGTVIGVRSVHVGIRPGYDDPIELARDWSIENIVFDTLGCAPAEAHTRHLVALQPAEPDDERPVSGPPAAEPRPAPTAIGLRDWTLHPDRTAGGIRQAAAKLSHEYPDIAAEQVTNEHGDQEQLSALMERRARELTPAPQAAAPSEHEERRRKRMFALLTELGYTERAQYRQVIGHVLKRDVASSKDITAAEVEDVIAALEMRKRQLRNQQPTGAAA
- a CDS encoding competence protein CoiA family protein, whose translation is MSETNVVRHLKLDITLDLARPDLGHPEQPDLWEELRKRPVHRGELRCMGRCFERDPNNPQWVYLRERQGQRQAVHLNPGARANHAGESESDEHKALKERGYKAAISAGLRATVEEHAPHGKRITDLVIEADGHRLGVEYQRSLQAPARIKSRVAIARADGLTPFWATDNPELKIDYRAPFARFNGAQPYEILAGASLRVVSGYDKVAYERCGWKGPRCPVSGGPRCGKIHAYRLAASIELDELQIGAATRVFLPLQEPKKGGGFNHRWLRAEDLERYLDDRNPGSALAVPTLAPADRAAGLACNQRGGLLPPLQGQRAGNQRAGLNWSKHAVGEPQPCRICRKPAFMRDEDGRPCHKVCAESQIGG
- a CDS encoding UvrD-helicase domain-containing protein is translated as MSHKPTDEQATVIDAFVDGQSLVTVAVAGAGKTSTIRMSAEAAPTRRCLYVAYNKALADEAKTSMPRNVEARTAHSLAFRDVGYRYKHRLDAPRLTARQSAEIMYAGGSIPATRVLNAPVDLGGVVLRPAALARTALATVNRYCESADPEIAAHHVPKVEGVTGHARKALVDVVLPIADLAWSDLRHPSGKLRHVPDHYLKVWALGSPYIPADCILFDEAQDANPVLASVLTGQRGAQLVAVGDPCQQLYAWRGSIDALATWPADVRLTLSQSFRFGPRIAARANQWLGLLNAETRVIGAPWIESVIGPIEQPDAVLCRTNAGAMRETMEHLAAGSRVHLTGGGSEIRRLAEAAEKLIHGEPTDHPELAAFASWDEVCQYVAEDDGGDLAPAVKLINDYGPDAIMATCDRLTRRADDAQVVISTGHKSKGLQWPRVHIGDDFREPTPVPYPTPESPRKALVLRKSELMLAYVAVTRAQQQLDDDGVAWVDRVHSYGVPVVVVGERRDEQEPEPLVVKHHPPHSILPDAPDPLDPVWPLSAAEIEDAEQAGLVVRPESPANGLDDLMLDELTGPTPAPGVRPTGPDGVPLSPTCLRCGLPPADCTDILPMLWHAAAGRPAPELVGADRG